In one window of Onychomys torridus chromosome 7, mOncTor1.1, whole genome shotgun sequence DNA:
- the Anp32a gene encoding acidic leucine-rich nuclear phosphoprotein 32 family member A isoform X2, translating to MDMDKRIHLELRNRTPSDVKELVLDNCRSIEGKIKGLTDEFEELEFLSTINVGLTSIANLPKLNKLKKLELSDNRISGDLEVLAEKCPNLKHLNLSGNKIKDLSTIEPLKKLENLKSLDLFNCEVTNLNDYRENVFKLLPQVTYLDGYDRESKEAPDSDVEGYVEDDDEEDEDEEEYDEYAQLVEDEEEEDEEEEGEEEDVSGEEEEDEEGYNDGEVDEEEDEEDAGEEERSQKRKREPEDEGEEDD from the exons GTGAAGGAACTCGTCCTGGACAACTGTCGGTCAATTGAAGGCAAAATCAAAGGCCTCACAGATGAGTTTGAAGAACTGGAATTCTTAAGTACAATCAACGTAGGCCTCACCTCCATTGCgaacttaccaaagttaaacaaACTCAAGAAG CTTGAACTAAGCGATAACAGAATCTCAGGGGACCTGGAAGTATTGGCAGAAAAATGTCCGAACCTTAAGCATCTAAATTTAAGTGGTAACAAAATAAAAGACCTCAGCACAATAGAGCCGCTG AAGAAGTTAGAGAACCTCAAGAGCCTAGACCTGTTTAACTGTGAGGTGACCAACCTGAATGACTACCGAGAAAACGTGTTCAAGCTCCTGCCCCAGGTCACATACCTCGATGGTTATGACCGGGAGAGCAAGGAGGCCCCAGACTCCGATGTTGAGGGCTACGTGGAGGATGACGACGAGGAAGATGAGGACG AGGAGGAGTATGATGAATATGCCCAGCTAgtggaagatgaagaggaagaggatgaggaggaagaaggggaggaagaggatgtgAGTGGAGAAGAGGAG GAGGATGAAGAAGGTTACAATGATGGGGAGGTggatgaggaggaagatgaagaagatgcAGGTG aagaagaaaggagtcaGAAGCGAAAACGAGAACCGGAAGACGAGGGCGAAGAGGATGACTAA